From Cellulophaga lytica DSM 7489, a single genomic window includes:
- a CDS encoding MerC domain-containing protein gives MKLTLNRPDTFGALASALCLVHCFATPFIFIVHSCAAGGCVTSPVWWRSLDYIFLIISFLAVLQSAKNTSKNFMKPLLWASWFSLFFLIVNEKIQLLSLPETVTYIIAIVLAALHIYNLKYCQCKTNNCCSNNG, from the coding sequence TTGAAATTAACGTTAAACAGGCCAGATACTTTTGGTGCACTTGCCAGTGCCTTATGCTTAGTTCATTGCTTTGCTACACCTTTTATTTTTATAGTACATAGTTGTGCTGCTGGTGGCTGTGTAACTAGTCCGGTATGGTGGCGTAGCTTAGATTATATTTTTTTAATTATTTCATTTTTAGCGGTATTGCAATCTGCAAAAAATACCTCTAAAAATTTTATGAAACCTTTACTTTGGGCAAGCTGGTTTAGCCTGTTTTTTTTAATTGTAAACGAAAAAATACAGTTACTTTCTTTACCAGAAACCGTAACTTATATTATAGCTATTGTACTTGCTGCATTGCATATTTATAACTTAAAATATTGCCAGTGTAAAACCAATAATTGTTGTAGTAATAATGGATAA
- the folE gene encoding GTP cyclohydrolase I FolE: MDKNNIETVGDNHIATSVDTPLRKNAFLKSDDEKISAIQHHFKKIMEELGLDITDDSLSGTPYRVAKMYVKELFYGLDPKNKPKLSVFENKYAYNKMLVEQNITIDSSCEHHFLPITGFAHIAYVPKDKVIGLSKINRLVDYYAHRPQVQERLSLQILKDLQNTLETQDVIVMVTAKHLCVSSRGIKDKNSFTTTIEYGGCFTNEQTRNDFLKIIEKTTV, from the coding sequence ATGGATAAAAATAATATAGAAACAGTAGGAGATAACCATATAGCTACAAGTGTAGATACTCCTTTGCGTAAAAATGCTTTTCTAAAGTCTGATGATGAAAAGATAAGCGCTATTCAGCATCACTTTAAAAAAATAATGGAAGAGTTAGGTTTAGATATTACAGACGATAGCTTATCTGGTACGCCATATAGAGTTGCAAAAATGTATGTTAAAGAACTTTTTTATGGTTTAGATCCTAAAAACAAGCCAAAATTATCTGTTTTTGAAAACAAGTATGCTTACAATAAAATGTTGGTAGAGCAAAACATTACTATAGACTCCTCTTGTGAGCATCATTTTTTACCAATAACGGGTTTTGCACACATTGCATATGTGCCAAAAGATAAGGTTATTGGGTTATCTAAAATAAATAGGTTGGTAGATTATTATGCGCACAGACCACAGGTACAAGAGCGTTTGTCTTTGCAAATATTAAAAGACCTTCAAAATACATTAGAGACACAAGATGTTATAGTTATGGTAACAGCAAAACACTTATGTGTATCATCTAGAGGCATAAAAGACAAAAATAGCTTTACCACTACAATAGAATACGGTGGTTGTTTTACCAATGAGCAAACCAGAAACGACTTTTTAAAAATAATAGAGAAAACAACGGT